Proteins from a single region of Chromobacterium sp. ATCC 53434:
- a CDS encoding lipocalin-like domain-containing protein: MPERDTRLHGSWRLVSFEMELQASKARTQPWGADPNGHLIFGADGRMMVLVTAKAREPGSSDEQQAALFRTVMAYTGRYRLDGDSFIVMVDACWNEAWNGTEQQRFYRLDGDALEVFTNWMPNPLAEGKAMGRGVLGFVRE; the protein is encoded by the coding sequence ATGCCCGAGCGCGATACCCGGCTGCACGGCAGCTGGCGGCTGGTTTCTTTTGAAATGGAACTGCAGGCGTCCAAGGCGCGCACCCAGCCATGGGGCGCGGACCCCAATGGCCATCTCATTTTCGGCGCCGACGGGCGGATGATGGTGCTGGTGACCGCCAAGGCGCGGGAACCGGGTAGCTCCGACGAGCAGCAGGCGGCGCTGTTCCGTACCGTGATGGCCTATACCGGGCGGTATCGGCTAGACGGGGACAGCTTCATCGTCATGGTGGACGCATGCTGGAACGAAGCCTGGAACGGCACCGAACAGCAACGATTCTACCGGCTGGACGGCGACGCGCTTGAAGTTTTCACCAACTGGATGCCGAATCCCTTGGCGGAAGGAAAGGCAATGGGAAGGGGTGTTCTTGGGTTTGTGCGGGAGTAG
- a CDS encoding ABC transporter substrate-binding protein, whose protein sequence is MAFIYMGLAGSAMASSFTIGVEEVDYYPLHRCVNGNFSGYGRDLLDAFAKQSGHSFTYVSLPVSRLFHTFLNENSIDFKYPDNPHWQADMKKGKPIFYSDPVVNVIEGLLVKPEKFDQLSEISVKSIVTMRGFTPWPFDKAMRQKVNNGTIRVYQEDSFGKLISLGMTGHYDAVYASPIVINYYLDEIIHKPGALVFDKKLPFESNDFSLSSIRQGDVIKQFNEFLTKNQPLILELKRKYRLTDKAAQ, encoded by the coding sequence ATGGCATTCATTTACATGGGGCTTGCTGGCTCCGCCATGGCAAGCTCATTCACCATAGGCGTTGAAGAGGTCGACTATTACCCGTTGCATCGTTGTGTCAACGGGAATTTTTCCGGGTATGGCAGAGATTTACTGGATGCATTCGCAAAGCAGTCAGGCCATTCTTTTACTTATGTATCGCTTCCGGTTTCAAGACTGTTCCATACATTTCTGAACGAAAACTCGATTGATTTTAAATATCCTGACAATCCGCATTGGCAAGCCGACATGAAGAAAGGCAAGCCCATCTTCTACAGCGATCCAGTGGTAAATGTCATTGAAGGCTTGCTGGTAAAGCCAGAAAAGTTTGACCAGTTATCGGAAATTTCTGTTAAATCTATCGTGACCATGCGAGGATTCACGCCTTGGCCTTTTGATAAGGCCATGCGGCAAAAGGTCAATAATGGAACCATTCGAGTCTATCAGGAGGATTCGTTCGGCAAATTGATCTCCTTGGGGATGACCGGGCACTACGACGCCGTCTATGCCAGCCCGATAGTCATCAATTACTATCTTGATGAGATTATTCACAAGCCAGGCGCGCTAGTGTTTGACAAAAAGCTTCCGTTTGAAAGTAATGATTTTTCTCTCTCCAGCATCCGGCAAGGTGATGTGATCAAGCAGTTCAATGAATTTCTTACCAAAAACCAGCCTTTGATCCTGGAGCTCAAGAGAAAATACAGGCTGACTGACAAGGCGGCGCAGTGA
- a CDS encoding family 20 glycosylhydrolase has translation MSMKRLLGAAVLTALSTWAWAASDATALGQSLSLKIAVDTNKGAAAGAPCAELGADWASCLKGRLILENRGGQAVPAGAGWNLYLHSIRRILKLDTPQFALRHITGDLYQVTPTAAFQGLAPGQKLELPLLDEYWILQESDVLPRPYVTVDGQPPALLQHDSSDEASYLLPLTGDNWKNPAGELRPLATPEQRYRTFSQRGPQLAAAQVANRVIPAALRQHLGGGELLVRGFNLNLSGVSPAQQDALARRAAQLGLRDEGVGVSGGVVGSRLPADIAVSGGYRLQIGQHGIKVEGFDAAGVFYGVQTLLGLLPQGGGQLRWMTVEDAPRYAHRGFMADLARNFKQPATVRRLIDQMAAYKLNKLHLHLSDDEGWRLQIPGLPELTDVGARRCHDLTETRCLVPQLGSGPANQSGGGYLSRADYIDLVRYAQARFIEVIPEFDMPAHARAAVVSMEARYRKLAAAGQPQAASEYRLLDPQDQSNTLSVQFYDRRTYFNPCVPGSARFVAKLVSEVAQMHREAGQPLQTWHFGGDEAKNILLGSGFQDASGTDPSKGKVNMAQQDKPWGRSQACLAQIAKGQLRSVDDLPLRFAREASRIVSTQGIPTMAAWQDGVAGSSGASDFATRNTMVTEWDTLYWGAAQAVNGYVAKGFQTVLALPDYLYFDFPYELNPHEHGYYWASRDTDSYKVFSFAPDNLPQNAEVMPDRQGQPFAVTSSAAPARYAGIQGQAWTEVMRTDAEFETMVYPRLLALAERAWHKAGWERPYKVGETYQLGVTHLVDKAAMNADWQQFAAVLGWREAAKLERAGIGYRVSMPAVLPGAGGASATTEWPGARLQYSFDGHGWQDYRAGQQVQARYWRGVTQDGRRAGRAETLSGQ, from the coding sequence ATGAGCATGAAGCGATTGCTGGGGGCGGCGGTGCTGACCGCCTTGTCGACGTGGGCGTGGGCCGCCTCGGACGCGACGGCGCTGGGACAGAGCCTGTCGCTGAAAATTGCGGTGGACACCAACAAGGGCGCGGCCGCCGGCGCGCCGTGCGCCGAGCTGGGGGCCGACTGGGCGTCCTGCCTGAAGGGGCGGCTGATCCTGGAGAACAGGGGCGGGCAGGCGGTGCCGGCCGGCGCGGGCTGGAATCTGTACCTGCACAGCATACGCCGCATCCTGAAGCTGGACACGCCGCAGTTCGCCCTTCGCCACATCACCGGCGACCTGTATCAAGTGACGCCTACCGCCGCCTTCCAGGGCCTGGCGCCCGGCCAGAAGCTGGAACTGCCGTTGCTGGACGAATACTGGATTCTGCAGGAAAGCGACGTATTGCCGCGGCCCTATGTGACGGTGGACGGCCAGCCGCCGGCTCTGCTGCAGCACGACAGCAGCGACGAGGCCAGCTATCTGCTGCCGCTGACCGGCGACAACTGGAAGAACCCGGCCGGCGAGCTGCGGCCGCTGGCGACGCCGGAACAGCGTTACCGGACCTTTAGCCAGCGCGGCCCGCAACTGGCGGCGGCGCAGGTGGCCAACCGCGTCATCCCGGCCGCGCTGCGCCAGCATCTGGGCGGCGGCGAGCTGCTGGTCCGCGGCTTCAATCTGAATCTGTCCGGCGTCAGCCCGGCACAGCAGGACGCGCTGGCGCGGCGCGCGGCGCAACTGGGCCTGCGCGACGAGGGCGTCGGCGTCAGCGGCGGCGTGGTCGGTTCCCGTCTGCCTGCCGACATCGCCGTTTCCGGCGGCTACCGGCTGCAGATAGGCCAGCATGGCATCAAGGTTGAGGGCTTCGACGCCGCCGGCGTGTTCTATGGCGTGCAGACGCTGCTGGGCCTGCTGCCGCAGGGCGGCGGCCAGCTGCGCTGGATGACGGTGGAGGACGCGCCGCGCTACGCCCACCGCGGTTTCATGGCCGATCTGGCGCGCAACTTCAAGCAGCCGGCGACGGTGCGCCGCCTGATAGACCAGATGGCCGCCTACAAGCTGAACAAGCTGCACCTGCATCTGTCCGACGACGAGGGCTGGCGTCTGCAGATTCCCGGCCTGCCGGAGCTGACCGATGTCGGCGCGCGGCGCTGCCATGATCTGACGGAAACCCGCTGCCTGGTGCCGCAACTGGGCTCCGGCCCGGCCAATCAGTCCGGCGGCGGCTACCTGTCCCGCGCCGACTACATCGACTTGGTCCGCTACGCCCAGGCCCGCTTCATCGAGGTGATTCCGGAATTCGACATGCCGGCGCACGCCCGCGCCGCCGTGGTGTCCATGGAGGCGCGCTACCGCAAGCTGGCTGCCGCCGGCCAGCCGCAGGCGGCGTCCGAATACCGGCTGCTGGACCCGCAGGACCAGTCCAACACGCTGTCGGTGCAATTCTACGACCGCCGCACCTATTTCAACCCCTGCGTGCCGGGCAGCGCGCGCTTCGTCGCCAAGCTGGTGTCCGAAGTGGCGCAGATGCACCGCGAGGCCGGCCAGCCGCTGCAGACCTGGCATTTCGGCGGCGATGAGGCCAAGAACATCCTGCTGGGCTCCGGCTTCCAGGACGCCAGCGGCACCGACCCGTCCAAGGGCAAGGTCAATATGGCGCAGCAGGACAAGCCCTGGGGCCGCTCGCAGGCCTGCCTGGCGCAGATCGCCAAGGGTCAGCTGAGGAGCGTCGACGACCTGCCGCTGCGCTTCGCCCGCGAGGCCAGCCGCATCGTTTCCACCCAGGGCATCCCGACGATGGCGGCGTGGCAGGACGGCGTCGCCGGTTCCAGCGGCGCGTCCGACTTCGCCACCCGCAACACCATGGTCACAGAATGGGACACGCTGTACTGGGGCGCGGCGCAGGCCGTCAACGGCTACGTCGCCAAGGGTTTCCAGACGGTGCTGGCGCTGCCGGATTACCTGTACTTCGACTTCCCGTACGAACTGAACCCGCACGAGCATGGCTATTACTGGGCCTCGCGCGACACCGACAGCTACAAGGTGTTCAGCTTCGCGCCGGACAATCTGCCGCAGAACGCAGAAGTGATGCCGGACCGTCAGGGCCAGCCGTTCGCCGTGACCAGCTCGGCCGCGCCGGCGCGCTATGCCGGCATACAGGGCCAGGCCTGGACCGAGGTGATGCGCACCGACGCCGAGTTTGAAACCATGGTCTACCCGCGCCTGCTGGCGCTGGCCGAGCGCGCCTGGCACAAGGCCGGGTGGGAACGGCCGTACAAGGTCGGCGAGACTTACCAGCTGGGCGTCACCCACCTGGTGGACAAGGCGGCGATGAACGCCGATTGGCAGCAGTTCGCCGCAGTGCTGGGCTGGCGCGAGGCGGCCAAGCTGGAGCGCGCCGGCATAGGCTACCGCGTGTCGATGCCGGCGGTGCTGCCGGGCGCCGGCGGCGCGTCTGCGACCACCGAATGGCCGGGCGCGCGCTTGCAATACTCGTTCGACGGCCACGGCTGGCAGGACTATCGCGCCGGCCAGCAGGTGCAGGCGCGCTACTGGCGCGGCGTCACCCAGGACGGCCGCCGCGCCGGCCGGGCGGAGACTTTGTCCGGGCAGTGA